The genomic interval TTGAACGAGGAGTTGGAAGGCGTGACGGCCCTGTTCTACAACAACGAATGCGTCGGCATCGACATTCCGCAGACGGTGGTGCTCAAAATCGCCGAATGCGATCCCTACGTCAAAGGCAACTCCGCGACCGGCCGCACCAAACCGGCCAAGCTCGAAACCGGGCTGATGATCCACGTGCCCGAATACCTGGCTCAGGGCGAACTGGTGAAAGTCGATACTCGCACTGGCGAATTCCTCTCCCGCGCCTGAGCGACGCTCAATCGTTCGACGGCGCGACGGCCGGCAACTCCGCATCTCCGTCGGCGATCCGCAGGAAACGATCGGCGGAAACGTCGTTGAACGTTTGCTCTCGGCCCGACGGCCAGCGGATGGTCAGCGTGTCGAGATGGTCGAACTCGCCCAGTCCCCAGTGGATTTGTGGTTCGCTCGACGATAGGTAGCTGGAGGCGGGCGCGACTTCCCCGACCCACCGCTCGTTGCCCACGCGCGCCGTGGCCCGTGCGCCGTAAGCGAACACGTTCGGGGCCGCCGCGCGCAGCTCGAGCGTGAGCCAGTGTCCGCGGGTGGTGGAGCGATTCTCCAGCAGCAGGGCCGGACCTTCATAGTCGACGACCAGCAAGTCGGTCCGGCCGTCGCGGTTGAAATCGCCCGTTGCCGAGCCGCGTCCGACGAGCGGCCGGGCCAGCGCTTCGTCGAGCACCGGAATGAGATCGACGAACCGCTTGCCGTTGAGGTTGTGAAACAGCATGATCGGCTGGCGGAACTGCACGCCCCGGCCTTCGATGTCGCCCACGTTGTCATACACGTGCCCGTTGACAAACGACAGATCGGGCCAGCGGTCGTTGTCCATGTCGAGCCACTTGACGCCGAAACCCAGCCGGTCGCAGGTGGAGACCGAAAGCCCCGTGATGTTGCTGACCTCCACGAAGAAACCGTTCCCCTCGTTGCGATACAGCGCGAAGCAGTTCTTCTGAAAGTCGGTCACGCTCAGGTCGAGCAGCCCGTCGCGGTTGAAGTCGGCCCAATCGGCGCCCATGGCGGCCATGGCCCTGTAGTCGCGGCCGACGGACAGGGAGCTGAGCGTGCCGACGTTCTTGAATTTCATGTCGCCCAGATTGTGCATCATCTCGGCCGGCACGCCGTCGTTGCCGATGTAAAAATCGATGCGGTTATCGTCGTTGTAATCGGTGAAGGCCAGCACTAGCCCCACGCCGTGCGTGTCTTTCATGCCGGAGATTTCCGGCGGAATCCGCTCAAAGCCCGCCGGGCCGTTGTTGCGCCAGATTTCGCCGAACTCCGGCTCATACTCTTTGGGCGGGCAACCCGATTTCACGCCCGGCGACAGCTCGCAGTATTGTTTCGACTCGGGTCCGAAAACGACGTAGTTCAGGATGACCAGATCCAAGTCGCCGTCGTTGTCCAAGTCCATGAAGCCGGCGCTGGCGCCCCAGTGGCCGTGATTCATCGGATCGAGTTCGACCTGCCCGGTCGCCTCCTGGAATCCCTTCCCCTCGGCGTTTCGGAACAAGGCCAGCCGATGGACGCCGGTCAGCAGCAGGTCGAGCCAACCGTCGCCGTCGTAGTCGCCCACGGCACAGCCGGTCCAGTTGGCGTCCGCCACCGTCAGTCCGGAGGCGGCGGTGACCTCCTCGAACCGCACGCCGCCGAGATTGTGGTATAGGACCGGGTGCGGATCGGTGACGAGCAGGAGATCGGGCCAATGGTCGCCGTCGTAGTCGAACAGGGCACAGCCCGATCCGAAGGCTTCGGTCGACTTCATGGGCCGCGGTTGTTGGGGAAGTCGATAGGTCACTCCGCGCTCGATCGCCACGTCGGCAAAAGCGATTCCGGCGGGATCGACCGGCGGCGGTCGGTCGCCGGGATCGTCGATGCCCGGAGCGATCGAAACGCTATTGGCGTTGGAGCGGGGGCCGCTCGCCCAAT from Pirellulales bacterium carries:
- a CDS encoding CRTAC1 family protein — its product is MSESELVSTPPVARRPARKKKILAALFCGVLLLTAGYWASGPRSNANSVSIAPGIDDPGDRPPPVDPAGIAFADVAIERGVTYRLPQQPRPMKSTEAFGSGCALFDYDGDHWPDLLLVTDPHPVLYHNLGGVRFEEVTAASGLTVADANWTGCAVGDYDGDGWLDLLLTGVHRLALFRNAEGKGFQEATGQVELDPMNHGHWGASAGFMDLDNDGDLDLVILNYVVFGPESKQYCELSPGVKSGCPPKEYEPEFGEIWRNNGPAGFERIPPEISGMKDTHGVGLVLAFTDYNDDNRIDFYIGNDGVPAEMMHNLGDMKFKNVGTLSSLSVGRDYRAMAAMGADWADFNRDGLLDLSVTDFQKNCFALYRNEGNGFFVEVSNITGLSVSTCDRLGFGVKWLDMDNDRWPDLSFVNGHVYDNVGDIEGRGVQFRQPIMLFHNLNGKRFVDLIPVLDEALARPLVGRGSATGDFNRDGRTDLLVVDYEGPALLLENRSTTRGHWLTLELRAAAPNVFAYGARATARVGNERWVGEVAPASSYLSSSEPQIHWGLGEFDHLDTLTIRWPSGREQTFNDVSADRFLRIADGDAELPAVAPSND